A DNA window from Candidatus Protochlamydia naegleriophila contains the following coding sequences:
- a CDS encoding PP2C family protein-serine/threonine phosphatase, giving the protein MAKILVVDDEPDVELLIRQKFAKQLKTKELEFIFASNGTEALKALHQDKEISVILTDINMPEMDGLVLLSHLPELKRIFKAVIISAYGDMSNIRKAMNRGACDFITKPIDFKDLEITIFNAIEQCLTLKKAMEAQAMLSDLEKELAIAYNIQQSIIPHHFKPIPSSQTFDILGTMIPAKHVGGDFFDFFQIDHNHLGFLIADVSGKGIPAALFMAMSRAIIRTVAQKASSPKNCLKEANRILCIDNDACMFVTAFYGILNIQTGRVECANAGHNPPVLLQADGALFGLARNEGIPLGVSEDAIYLQHEFQLKKDDCLILYTDGITEAMNPQQELYTEERFINSLKTWKPDSLTTLVDHILHDLYQFTSGAPYSDDITLLCLKQQV; this is encoded by the coding sequence ATGGCTAAAATTCTCGTTGTTGACGATGAACCCGACGTCGAACTGTTAATCAGGCAAAAATTTGCTAAGCAGCTCAAGACTAAAGAGCTCGAATTCATTTTTGCCTCCAATGGCACAGAAGCCTTAAAGGCCTTACATCAAGACAAGGAAATCAGCGTCATCTTGACAGACATTAACATGCCAGAAATGGATGGTTTGGTCCTCCTTTCCCACCTCCCAGAGCTCAAACGCATCTTCAAAGCAGTCATTATTTCAGCTTACGGTGACATGTCTAACATCCGCAAAGCCATGAACCGGGGTGCTTGCGATTTTATTACGAAGCCCATCGATTTTAAAGATTTGGAAATCACTATTTTTAATGCCATTGAACAGTGTTTGACTCTAAAGAAAGCTATGGAAGCACAGGCAATGCTTTCGGATCTAGAAAAAGAGCTGGCAATTGCTTACAACATTCAGCAATCTATCATACCACACCACTTTAAACCCATTCCAAGCTCTCAAACTTTTGATATTTTGGGAACAATGATTCCCGCAAAGCACGTTGGCGGAGATTTTTTCGACTTTTTCCAAATCGACCACAACCATCTTGGATTTCTCATTGCCGACGTATCTGGAAAAGGAATTCCTGCAGCGCTATTCATGGCAATGAGCCGAGCCATCATTCGCACGGTTGCTCAAAAAGCCTCTTCACCGAAGAATTGTTTAAAAGAAGCCAACCGCATCCTTTGCATAGACAACGATGCCTGCATGTTTGTCACTGCATTTTATGGCATCTTAAACATTCAAACAGGCCGGGTCGAATGTGCGAATGCAGGCCATAACCCTCCTGTTTTATTGCAGGCGGATGGCGCCCTATTCGGACTCGCTCGCAATGAGGGCATCCCTCTTGGAGTGTCTGAAGATGCAATTTATCTTCAGCATGAATTTCAGCTCAAAAAAGATGATTGCTTGATCCTTTATACCGACGGTATTACTGAAGCCATGAATCCTCAACAGGAACTGTACACTGAGGAAAGATTTATCAACTCTCTAAAGACCTGGAAGCCTGACTCTTTGACGACATTAGTCGACCATATTTTGCACGACTTGTATCAATTCACGTCAGGCGCACCCTATTCTGATGACATCACACTCCTATGCTTGAAACAACAGGTTTGA
- the lpxD gene encoding UDP-3-O-(3-hydroxymyristoyl)glucosamine N-acyltransferase, which translates to MREEKSFNLQELATITNCKLVGNPTHLIRNVADLENASSEDASFLANPRYLQAMKDSKAGVIFIDSQAPLVDGKNYLVSEQPSRAFQQLVDTLFPQRVHPSGFTGIHPTAVIHDTAQIADGVTIGPQAVIDEGVVIGAHTFIGAGSYIGACTQIGQNCLIHPRVVVREDCWIGNRVILQPGCVIGSCGFGYLTDKQGRHVKLNQVGNVRIEDDVEIGANATIDRARFKSTVIGQGSKIDNLVQIGHGVSIGPYNIIVAQSGIAGSTTTGKYVVLAGQVAVAGHIHLADGVTVAGKSGITKSLPAGKYGGIPAVPIADYNRNQVFLRKIETFVNQLKGVEARLQKLEEVI; encoded by the coding sequence ATGAGAGAAGAAAAAAGTTTTAATCTGCAAGAGCTTGCGACTATAACGAATTGCAAATTGGTCGGCAATCCTACTCATCTCATTCGCAATGTCGCCGATTTGGAAAATGCCTCGTCTGAAGATGCTTCCTTTTTGGCGAATCCACGCTATTTGCAAGCCATGAAGGATTCAAAAGCTGGAGTCATCTTCATCGATTCTCAAGCGCCGCTTGTGGATGGTAAAAATTACCTGGTATCGGAACAGCCATCTCGAGCCTTTCAACAACTTGTAGATACACTATTTCCACAACGCGTTCATCCAAGTGGATTCACAGGCATTCACCCGACTGCTGTGATTCACGATACGGCTCAAATTGCTGATGGGGTTACAATTGGTCCTCAAGCCGTGATTGATGAAGGCGTTGTAATTGGGGCGCATACTTTTATCGGAGCTGGTTCGTATATCGGAGCCTGCACTCAAATTGGACAGAACTGCCTCATTCATCCGCGCGTTGTTGTTAGGGAAGATTGTTGGATAGGTAACCGTGTCATCTTGCAGCCAGGATGCGTCATCGGTTCGTGTGGCTTTGGTTACTTGACTGATAAACAAGGAAGGCATGTCAAACTCAATCAAGTTGGCAATGTTCGCATTGAAGATGATGTTGAAATTGGTGCCAATGCGACGATTGACCGTGCCCGCTTTAAAAGCACAGTTATTGGACAGGGCAGTAAAATTGACAACCTGGTCCAAATAGGACATGGTGTCAGCATCGGTCCATACAATATCATCGTTGCGCAAAGCGGCATTGCAGGCTCAACGACCACAGGTAAATACGTGGTTTTGGCCGGTCAAGTGGCTGTAGCTGGCCATATTCATTTAGCTGATGGTGTGACTGTTGCTGGAAAAAGTGGTATCACAAAGTCTTTACCTGCAGGTAAGTATGGAGGGATCCCAGCTGTTCCTATTGCTGATTATAACCGCAATCAAGTTTTTTTGAGAAAAATTGAAACCTTCGTTAACCAGCTCAAAGGGGTCGAGGCTCGCTTGCAAAAGCTCGAAGAAGTAATCTGA